The following coding sequences are from one Paenibacillus tundrae window:
- a CDS encoding NAD(P)H-dependent oxidoreductase, which produces MKKVLIIQGNPVSPSYNGALAEAYRTGAVAAGAEVRMITLNELKFNMNLEGGYRDKLPLEPDLLQAQEAIKWADHLVWVFPIWWGGPPALLKGFIDRIFMPGYAFKYQKGKPLPDQLLKGRTARLITTMDGPSWYFKWFQGEPAHKMMKYSTFRLTGIKPVRTITVDQVGKQTEAQRKKWLEKIEQLGRTLT; this is translated from the coding sequence ATGAAAAAGGTACTAATTATTCAGGGTAACCCTGTCTCACCCAGTTACAATGGTGCTCTCGCTGAAGCCTATCGTACAGGTGCTGTTGCCGCAGGCGCGGAAGTACGTATGATCACTTTAAACGAATTAAAGTTCAACATGAATTTGGAAGGAGGGTACCGTGATAAATTGCCTCTTGAGCCTGACCTACTGCAAGCACAAGAAGCCATTAAATGGGCTGATCATCTCGTCTGGGTATTCCCGATCTGGTGGGGAGGACCTCCAGCTCTGCTAAAAGGTTTCATAGATCGGATCTTCATGCCTGGTTATGCCTTCAAATACCAAAAGGGCAAACCCCTACCAGATCAATTGCTGAAAGGTCGCACTGCTCGCTTGATCACTACGATGGATGGCCCGAGTTGGTACTTCAAATGGTTCCAGGGTGAACCCGCACACAAGATGATGAAATATTCCACCTTCAGACTCACGGGTATCAAGCCTGTACGAACCATAACCGTAGATCAAGTGGGTAAACAGACTGAGGCACAGCGAAAGAAATGGTTAGAAAAAATAGAGCAGTTAGGGCGCACGCTAACATAA
- the nikC gene encoding nickel ABC transporter permease subunit NikC, whose amino-acid sequence MINKWRAVFRGQRAIMICSVVVLFFFGVALLAPWIAPHDPVKVNLLQKLASPSLEHWLGTDHLGRDNLSRLIYGARVSLGFATLIFLSSLIIGVIVGSISGYLGGWVDSVLMRFCEGIMAFPNLVLVLGIVGIFGPGLMQVLLALMMVQWVYYARICRNMVVSLKERNFIAAARISGSSSWTIIRKHIIPNVQRPIVVMGTLEMGWAIMDISALSFLGLGIQPPNAEWGAMIHEGTSYIRSHPELMIYPGALILLVVITFNILGESLSEKYGVSKR is encoded by the coding sequence TTGATAAACAAATGGCGTGCGGTGTTCAGAGGACAAAGAGCCATCATGATCTGCTCGGTGGTTGTGTTGTTTTTCTTCGGAGTGGCGTTATTGGCGCCTTGGATTGCTCCCCATGATCCAGTGAAGGTGAATCTGTTGCAGAAGCTGGCAAGTCCTTCGCTTGAGCACTGGCTGGGAACAGATCACCTCGGAAGGGACAATTTATCCAGGCTAATCTATGGGGCGCGGGTATCTTTAGGTTTTGCAACGCTTATCTTCCTGTCTTCTTTAATCATTGGTGTGATTGTAGGTTCAATCTCCGGGTACCTCGGCGGCTGGGTGGATAGTGTGTTAATGCGCTTCTGCGAAGGTATTATGGCTTTTCCAAACCTGGTGCTGGTGCTTGGTATCGTAGGTATCTTCGGCCCTGGTCTAATGCAGGTTCTACTCGCACTAATGATGGTACAGTGGGTGTATTATGCACGCATCTGTCGGAATATGGTTGTCAGTCTCAAGGAACGGAATTTCATCGCAGCGGCGCGTATTAGCGGGTCGTCTTCGTGGACTATTATCCGTAAACATATTATCCCTAACGTGCAGCGTCCCATTGTTGTCATGGGCACACTGGAGATGGGCTGGGCGATTATGGATATATCTGCGCTGTCCTTTCTAGGACTTGGTATTCAACCACCCAACGCAGAATGGGGTGCAATGATCCATGAGGGAACAAGCTATATTCGTAGCCACCCAGAGCTAATGATCTACCCTGGCGCACTGATCTTGTTGGTGGTCATCACCTTCAACATTCTAGGAGAATCATTATCTGAGAAGTATGGTGTTTCGAAACGGTAG
- a CDS encoding glycosyltransferase translates to MRKVGLVMRKIQFTEAQGPRVFADRLKQIGLELGVDIVFISPERHVSGYDWLPGYEHEKGDLVNYDVVLDQIHSQNIEHVIYTVSGFTFLKMFLPKSVLFPHSFPDPALTGYEMMKPFYTMVDKAVVQTEFLKRELGRNFGVHDVNVIPIGFNEELAHRHYDPNQVVHNRVLWIGRDEENRRPDLVLEYARQNPDKEVYMVFGGRRYEESMKKYNIPSNVKLQFALTQDEVFALMNSAKVYWSCSTFDTFAMPLTEAMAMGKMVVKPEHACYGHIRSTHAFAGNEDNWFELVNMAAAAPRSVSEDNREYAFGAFSRTIMKEGYRNFFEDWLK, encoded by the coding sequence ATGCGTAAAGTAGGACTTGTTATGCGTAAAATTCAATTCACAGAAGCTCAGGGACCACGCGTGTTCGCGGATCGTCTGAAGCAGATTGGACTGGAGCTGGGCGTAGATATTGTCTTTATCTCCCCAGAGCGTCATGTTAGCGGATATGATTGGTTGCCAGGTTATGAGCATGAGAAAGGCGATCTGGTAAACTATGATGTCGTGCTTGACCAGATTCATAGCCAGAATATTGAGCATGTTATATACACGGTATCGGGATTTACGTTCTTGAAGATGTTCTTACCCAAAAGCGTACTGTTCCCGCACAGCTTCCCTGACCCTGCACTGACGGGATACGAGATGATGAAGCCGTTCTATACAATGGTAGATAAAGCGGTGGTTCAGACCGAGTTTTTGAAAAGAGAGCTGGGGCGCAATTTCGGTGTGCATGACGTGAACGTCATTCCAATTGGCTTCAATGAAGAGCTGGCGCACCGCCATTACGACCCGAATCAGGTCGTGCATAACCGTGTGCTCTGGATCGGCCGAGATGAGGAGAATCGTCGACCGGATCTGGTGCTTGAGTATGCTAGACAGAACCCGGACAAAGAAGTATACATGGTGTTTGGCGGTCGACGCTACGAGGAGAGCATGAAGAAATACAACATTCCTTCCAATGTGAAACTGCAATTTGCGCTGACACAGGATGAGGTATTTGCACTGATGAATTCCGCAAAGGTGTATTGGAGCTGTTCGACATTCGATACGTTTGCGATGCCTCTGACAGAAGCGATGGCGATGGGCAAAATGGTTGTGAAGCCAGAGCATGCTTGTTATGGTCACATTCGATCTACACATGCCTTTGCAGGGAATGAGGATAACTGGTTTGAATTGGTGAACATGGCTGCTGCCGCTCCGCGGAGTGTGTCAGAAGATAACCGGGAGTATGCGTTTGGAGCCTTTTCACGAACCATTATGAAGGAAGGGTACCGGAACTTTTTTGAAGATTGGTTGAAGTAA
- the nikA gene encoding nickel ABC transporter substrate-binding protein, with the protein MSVQNRKFSTLMLATTLVLLLVIVGCSNTGSGSDSSSAGSDQAASANEITMSWPRDIGTMNPHTYNPSQLFAQSMLYEPLISYQKDGKLAPALAESWTISDDGKEYTFKLRQGVKFSDGTPFNAEIVKKNFDAIMKHKDTHSWLGIVGVLDKTEVVDDNTFRMTLTEPYYPVLQDLSVVRPFRFLGEAGFPADGDTSVGIKEPVGTGPWMLADYKQDEYAVFKRNPNYWGTAPKVEQITVKIIPDGETRVLAFEKGDLDLIYGEGVISLDAFQQLRDNDKYVTQLSDPVGTRSMLLNSSNPKLSDVRVRMALQQGFNKKAMVEGVTSGLEEPADTVLSKNYPYTNVDLEPITYDVEKSKALLDEAGWKLPAGGTVREKDGQPLEFEMIFDKTDPIQKAMGETIQAEWSELGVKVNLTGLELTVQIKRLKANDFDLYFWYNYGAPYDPHSFINVVASPGFGISETLSALPMKKELDDQVHAALSSTDETKRQELYGSILKTLQEQSAIVPISYIKKTAVYQKKISNFIFPANRDENPFVGIELNGK; encoded by the coding sequence ATGTCTGTACAAAATCGCAAATTTTCTACCCTCATGCTGGCAACAACGTTAGTATTGCTGCTGGTCATCGTGGGTTGCAGTAATACTGGAAGTGGCTCGGACTCCTCTTCTGCCGGTTCGGATCAAGCCGCTTCTGCGAACGAGATTACGATGTCATGGCCACGTGATATCGGTACGATGAATCCGCATACGTATAACCCATCGCAATTGTTTGCCCAATCCATGCTGTATGAGCCACTGATCAGTTACCAGAAGGACGGTAAACTGGCACCTGCTCTCGCGGAGTCATGGACGATCTCCGATGACGGCAAAGAGTACACATTCAAGCTTCGCCAAGGTGTGAAGTTCTCAGATGGTACACCATTTAATGCCGAGATCGTGAAGAAGAATTTTGATGCGATTATGAAACATAAAGATACCCACAGCTGGTTAGGCATTGTAGGCGTCTTAGACAAAACAGAGGTTGTGGATGACAACACCTTCCGCATGACTCTCACCGAGCCGTACTACCCTGTGCTGCAGGACTTGTCTGTCGTTCGTCCGTTCCGCTTCCTAGGCGAAGCCGGATTCCCGGCTGATGGTGATACGTCCGTAGGCATCAAAGAGCCTGTAGGTACTGGCCCGTGGATGCTGGCTGATTACAAGCAGGATGAATATGCCGTCTTCAAGCGCAACCCGAACTACTGGGGAACAGCACCGAAGGTGGAGCAGATTACAGTCAAGATTATTCCTGACGGTGAAACGCGTGTACTTGCCTTTGAAAAAGGTGATCTCGACCTGATCTACGGTGAAGGTGTAATCAGTCTGGATGCGTTCCAACAGCTACGTGACAACGATAAGTATGTAACGCAATTGTCTGATCCGGTAGGGACGCGCAGCATGTTGCTGAACTCGTCCAATCCGAAGCTATCTGATGTCAGAGTACGGATGGCGCTACAGCAAGGCTTTAACAAGAAAGCGATGGTTGAAGGAGTCACTTCCGGTTTGGAAGAACCAGCCGATACAGTACTGTCCAAAAACTATCCATACACCAATGTAGACCTGGAACCAATCACATATGATGTGGAGAAATCCAAAGCATTGCTCGATGAAGCTGGCTGGAAGCTTCCAGCAGGAGGTACAGTACGGGAGAAAGATGGTCAGCCGCTTGAATTCGAGATGATTTTTGATAAAACAGATCCAATCCAGAAGGCAATGGGAGAAACGATTCAGGCTGAATGGAGCGAGCTTGGGGTGAAAGTTAACCTTACGGGGTTGGAACTGACCGTACAGATCAAGCGTCTGAAAGCCAACGATTTCGACCTGTATTTCTGGTACAACTACGGGGCGCCGTATGATCCACATTCCTTCATTAACGTTGTAGCGAGCCCTGGATTCGGCATTTCCGAGACCCTGAGTGCATTGCCGATGAAAAAGGAATTGGATGACCAAGTGCATGCAGCACTGTCATCTACAGACGAGACGAAACGCCAGGAGCTCTACGGCTCCATCCTGAAAACACTTCAGGAGCAATCGGCAATTGTTCCGATCTCTTATATTAAGAAAACAGCGGTGTATCAGAAGAAGATCTCCAACTTTATCTTCCCGGCAAACCGTGATGAGAATCCGTTTGTAGGCATCGAATTGAACGGGAAGTAA
- a CDS encoding TetR/AcrR family transcriptional regulator: MKNKPHSDSKKKDILQAAMRLFATKGVDGISVKEIGDAAGVTDAAIYKHFKNKDAVALEAFTQYCADYTALIDGYVRQEGTVKERFQRLIAEVLEMHDTDPYGLLLISQNHEIFVEVGSSEDYRQPLDALMDLIDQGIIRGELPAQDSKLTGVMIIGAITHLAASSMHGQLPEQLVPYTGETTHRLMSMLGDAPQA; this comes from the coding sequence ATGAAGAACAAACCTCATTCAGATAGCAAAAAGAAAGACATTTTACAAGCTGCCATGCGCTTGTTTGCGACCAAAGGCGTTGACGGCATTTCCGTCAAAGAGATCGGTGATGCCGCTGGAGTAACGGATGCGGCGATCTACAAACATTTTAAGAATAAGGATGCGGTTGCGCTCGAAGCCTTTACACAATACTGCGCTGACTATACAGCCTTAATCGATGGATATGTTCGTCAAGAAGGAACGGTCAAGGAGCGCTTTCAACGATTAATTGCCGAAGTATTAGAGATGCATGATACAGATCCGTACGGACTACTGCTGATCTCGCAAAATCATGAAATATTCGTTGAAGTTGGAAGCAGCGAGGATTACCGTCAACCGCTGGATGCGTTAATGGATCTGATTGATCAAGGTATCATACGTGGCGAACTGCCTGCTCAAGATTCCAAATTAACTGGCGTGATGATCATCGGTGCCATAACACACTTGGCTGCATCCAGCATGCACGGGCAGCTCCCAGAGCAGCTTGTTCCCTACACAGGAGAAACGACACATCGTCTTATGTCGATGCTGGGGGATGCACCTCAAGCATAA
- the nikD gene encoding nickel import ATP-binding protein NikD has translation MVDTAKVLEVRNLQVNLRTADGSVPLLEPIHFELEKGRVFGLVGESGSGKTVTCNALLHMLDQRRMEVTGSIRLNGRELSSLSGEEMRRIRGKEIGFIMQNPMNAFTPVFTIGSQFIETLRTHTQMTKAQAKEQAISALAEMNLPEPAKLMKRYPFQLSGGMLQRVMIAISMCLRPAVVIADEPTTALDVVNQLKVLQALDRLRTEYGTAILLISHDLGVISQMADEVAVMRKGRIIEQAEVHQLFDQPQHEYTRMLLHARPRMSLGR, from the coding sequence ATGGTTGATACAGCGAAGGTGCTCGAGGTTCGGAATCTGCAAGTGAACCTACGAACAGCGGATGGCTCTGTTCCACTACTAGAGCCCATTCATTTTGAACTGGAGAAGGGGCGTGTCTTCGGGCTTGTCGGCGAGAGTGGCAGCGGCAAGACGGTTACATGTAATGCTTTACTCCATATGCTGGATCAGCGCAGGATGGAAGTGACCGGCAGCATTCGGCTTAATGGTAGGGAGCTAAGCTCATTATCGGGTGAGGAGATGCGGCGCATCCGAGGCAAGGAAATCGGATTTATTATGCAGAATCCGATGAATGCTTTTACACCTGTATTTACGATTGGTTCACAGTTCATTGAGACTTTGCGTACACATACGCAAATGACCAAAGCACAAGCCAAAGAGCAGGCTATATCTGCCTTAGCAGAAATGAATCTACCCGAACCTGCCAAGCTGATGAAACGATATCCTTTCCAACTGAGCGGAGGCATGCTGCAACGGGTTATGATTGCGATCTCGATGTGTCTGCGACCTGCCGTAGTTATTGCCGATGAGCCAACGACTGCACTTGATGTCGTAAACCAGTTGAAGGTGCTGCAAGCGCTGGATCGACTTCGCACTGAATATGGAACAGCCATTTTGCTCATATCACATGATCTGGGCGTGATTTCACAGATGGCTGATGAAGTTGCAGTAATGCGGAAGGGGCGAATTATCGAGCAGGCCGAAGTACATCAGTTATTTGATCAACCCCAGCATGAATATACACGGATGCTGCTTCATGCTCGCCCGAGGATGTCTTTGGGACGATGA
- a CDS encoding phosphotransferase family protein, whose product MNKDIQAQEWVTPEGVLNEANIVDREPLYQGMNGRYVERFTVHTGESYIFKPLTHDTQYGREQWVAQHIFPELAFHVPQLIASSAAGTPPEQSWLIYEDLGQLSHDLSENTMLLVAVMMAYWHTLSTTAWTDLPRVGQKPSIRDMLRDLVDHQQETETLLSSLGMRLSSANWDDLTLQIRIAESRLPLVLCHGDLHPGNISEVQGRLVIIDWEHVHLNTPLWDMYHLVDLSHPLFPRTVTPQLRELVMTVYLDHLQECGVEIDPDSFATWYHAYAFVFSLWMLRLIDRDLNNADCIWPEDQLRAQWQETAATLRQCMNRLFTE is encoded by the coding sequence ATGAATAAAGACATACAAGCGCAGGAATGGGTAACCCCAGAAGGTGTGCTGAATGAAGCCAATATCGTGGATCGAGAGCCGTTGTACCAGGGGATGAATGGGCGATATGTGGAGCGGTTCACCGTACATACGGGCGAGAGCTATATCTTCAAACCTCTAACCCATGATACACAGTATGGACGTGAACAATGGGTAGCTCAGCATATATTTCCCGAGTTAGCTTTTCATGTTCCGCAACTGATCGCATCATCGGCCGCAGGGACACCCCCTGAACAGAGCTGGCTGATCTATGAGGATCTAGGACAGCTGAGCCATGATTTGAGTGAGAATACGATGCTACTCGTGGCTGTGATGATGGCCTACTGGCATACGCTATCGACAACAGCATGGACTGATCTGCCGCGGGTAGGACAGAAGCCATCGATTCGGGATATGCTGCGTGATCTGGTTGATCATCAGCAGGAGACGGAGACATTGCTTTCTAGTCTAGGGATGAGGCTCTCGTCTGCAAACTGGGATGATCTTACGTTGCAGATTCGTATTGCAGAGAGTCGTCTTCCCCTCGTTCTGTGCCATGGTGATCTGCATCCAGGTAATATTTCCGAGGTACAGGGGAGATTGGTCATTATTGATTGGGAGCATGTCCATCTGAACACACCACTGTGGGATATGTATCATCTGGTGGATTTATCCCATCCGTTGTTCCCTAGAACGGTTACACCGCAGCTGCGGGAGCTGGTCATGACTGTTTATCTGGATCATTTACAGGAGTGTGGTGTAGAGATTGATCCGGATTCTTTTGCAACATGGTATCATGCGTACGCATTCGTATTCTCGTTATGGATGCTGCGTTTAATCGATCGTGATCTGAATAATGCAGATTGTATATGGCCTGAGGATCAGCTTCGTGCGCAGTGGCAGGAGACGGCAGCAACGCTCCGTCAGTGCATGAACCGATTGTTCACGGAATAG
- the nikE gene encoding nickel import ATP-binding protein NikE, whose translation MLQVREVSHRYGKRNWLDRSGARPPVLADISLTIEKGECLGLLGTSGAGKSTLGKIILGLEKPSQGQVLFQDQDMYRASKTVMKGLRRDLQVVFQDCYSAVNPLMTAAQIIGEPLDNYERLSATDQRRVVGELLEQVGLKPEDASKYPHQFSGGQLQRVNIARAIALKPKLIVLDESISSLDMVHQTQILSLLAELRASYGLSYLFITHDIRAAMTICDRIAVMDQGRLVYYGSGNEGIVQSEHPAVRQLVSSILPEHPSDRIPFS comes from the coding sequence ATGCTTCAGGTACGTGAAGTAAGCCATAGGTATGGCAAACGCAACTGGCTGGATCGTTCGGGGGCACGTCCTCCTGTGCTTGCAGATATATCACTTACGATCGAAAAGGGTGAATGCCTGGGGCTGTTAGGTACAAGTGGGGCGGGGAAAAGCACACTCGGCAAAATCATATTGGGACTGGAGAAGCCTTCCCAGGGACAGGTTTTGTTTCAAGATCAGGATATGTACCGTGCGAGCAAAACGGTAATGAAGGGGTTACGGCGAGATCTACAGGTCGTATTTCAGGACTGTTACTCTGCTGTGAATCCGCTGATGACCGCCGCCCAGATCATTGGAGAACCGCTGGACAATTACGAGCGGCTATCCGCAACGGATCAGCGACGTGTGGTTGGAGAATTACTTGAACAGGTGGGGCTTAAACCCGAGGATGCTAGCAAGTATCCACATCAGTTCAGCGGAGGACAGCTACAACGCGTCAATATTGCGCGGGCAATCGCACTCAAGCCCAAGTTAATTGTACTGGATGAATCAATAAGCAGTCTGGATATGGTGCACCAGACACAGATATTATCCCTGCTTGCTGAGTTACGGGCTTCTTATGGGTTATCGTACTTATTCATTACCCATGACATTCGAGCCGCTATGACGATCTGTGATCGCATCGCCGTGATGGATCAGGGAAGGCTGGTGTATTATGGCAGTGGCAATGAAGGGATCGTGCAATCGGAACATCCAGCTGTGCGGCAGTTAGTATCATCGATTTTGCCGGAACATCCGTCGGATCGCATTCCATTCAGCTGA
- the nikB gene encoding nickel ABC transporter permease subunit NikB, protein MIGYIGKRMIAIIPIVIIATLVTFELIHISPVDPAEAYLTAAHIYPTPELLAEKRHEFGLDQPLLTQYVNTLQRIVQLDFGTSYLTNKPVWDEVKLRLPATAELALWSMLFSAVVSIPLGILAAVYKNSWIDMVSRAISYFGASIPQFWLGYLLIFFFSVKLDWLPVEGRGSWENLVLPTVTLSLVLIAVYTRLLRSSVLEQLGETYVQYARTRGIRERVIMLKHVLKIAISPLITGMGMNMGKLLTGTIIVEQVFSWPGFGRYFVEAIFNRDIPVIQCYVFFAACLFIVCNLLVDLVQLYMDPRISAKGRAEH, encoded by the coding sequence GTGATCGGCTATATCGGGAAACGAATGATCGCAATCATTCCTATCGTTATTATTGCTACACTTGTTACATTTGAGCTGATTCATATCTCGCCGGTTGATCCAGCCGAGGCGTACCTAACGGCAGCACATATCTATCCAACGCCGGAATTACTCGCGGAGAAGCGGCATGAATTCGGCTTGGATCAGCCTTTGCTCACGCAATATGTCAACACGCTCCAGCGAATCGTGCAGTTGGACTTCGGCACCTCATATCTAACGAACAAACCGGTCTGGGATGAGGTGAAACTGAGACTTCCAGCGACGGCTGAATTAGCCTTATGGAGCATGTTGTTCTCCGCAGTAGTGAGTATACCGCTAGGGATTCTGGCTGCGGTGTACAAGAATAGCTGGATTGACATGGTCAGCCGAGCGATTTCCTATTTCGGTGCGTCGATCCCGCAATTCTGGCTCGGCTATCTACTGATTTTCTTTTTCTCTGTGAAGCTGGATTGGCTGCCTGTGGAGGGACGAGGATCGTGGGAGAATCTAGTATTGCCTACGGTTACGCTCTCCTTGGTACTGATCGCCGTGTATACCCGGTTGTTGCGTTCAAGCGTGCTGGAGCAATTGGGGGAGACGTATGTGCAGTATGCGCGAACACGCGGTATTCGTGAACGGGTTATTATGCTGAAGCATGTGCTGAAGATTGCCATATCGCCACTTATTACGGGGATGGGAATGAATATGGGCAAGCTGCTCACAGGAACGATTATTGTGGAGCAGGTATTTTCTTGGCCTGGATTCGGACGATATTTCGTGGAAGCTATATTTAACCGGGACATTCCCGTTATCCAATGTTATGTCTTCTTTGCGGCATGTCTGTTCATCGTATGCAATTTGCTCGTTGATCTGGTACAGCTCTATATGGATCCACGGATTTCGGCGAAAGGACGGGCAGAACATTGA